The proteins below are encoded in one region of Caulobacter henricii:
- a CDS encoding CTP synthase → MTRYIFITGGVVSSLGKGLASAALGALLQARGYKVRLRKLDPYLNVDPGTMSPYQHGEVFVTDDGAETDLDLGHYERFTGVSATKADNITTGQIYKTIIEKERRGDYLGATVQVIPHVTNEIKDFVLSPAMDETGEKPVDFVLVEIGGTVGDIEGLPFFEAIRQLRQDLPRGQSCYVHLTLLPFIKTAGEMKTKPTQHSVKELRSIGIQPDILLCRCEQDIPVEEKRKIAQFCNVRPSAVIQAMDSSSIYAVPIDYHKEGLDAEVLDVFGMSDAPKPDLTRWEAIDETVNHPDGEVTIAVVGKYTVLKDAYKSLIEALHHGGLANKVKVNLDWVESETFEGDPGAAAARLENAHAIMVPGGFGERGAEGKIRAAQFARERKVPYFGICFGMQMAVIETLRNVAGITDASSSEFGPTERPVVGIMTEWIKGNEKVERRKGDDLGGTMRLGAFDAVLTPGSKVAAIYGDTAISERHRHRYEVNIGYSHRMEESGLKLTGRSPDGVLPEIVEREDHPWFIGVQFHPELKSRPFAPHPLFASFIAAAKEQGRLV, encoded by the coding sequence ATGACCCGGTATATCTTCATCACCGGCGGCGTGGTTTCCTCGCTTGGAAAAGGCCTCGCCTCCGCAGCGCTCGGAGCGCTCCTTCAGGCTCGCGGCTACAAGGTCCGCCTTCGCAAGCTTGACCCCTATCTCAACGTCGATCCCGGCACGATGAGCCCGTATCAGCACGGCGAGGTCTTTGTGACCGACGACGGTGCCGAGACGGACCTCGACCTTGGCCACTACGAGCGCTTCACCGGCGTTTCGGCGACCAAGGCCGACAACATCACCACCGGCCAGATCTACAAGACGATCATCGAGAAGGAACGCCGCGGCGACTATCTGGGCGCGACCGTCCAGGTGATCCCGCACGTCACCAACGAGATCAAGGACTTCGTCCTGTCTCCGGCCATGGACGAGACGGGCGAAAAGCCGGTCGACTTCGTGCTGGTCGAGATCGGCGGCACGGTGGGCGACATCGAGGGCCTGCCGTTCTTCGAGGCCATTCGCCAACTGCGCCAGGACCTGCCGCGCGGCCAGAGCTGTTATGTCCACCTGACCCTGCTGCCGTTCATCAAGACGGCCGGCGAGATGAAGACCAAGCCGACCCAGCACTCGGTCAAGGAACTGCGCTCGATCGGCATCCAGCCCGACATCCTGCTGTGCCGCTGCGAGCAGGACATTCCGGTCGAGGAAAAGCGCAAGATCGCGCAGTTCTGCAACGTGCGGCCCAGCGCCGTGATCCAGGCGATGGACTCATCGTCGATCTATGCGGTGCCGATCGACTATCACAAGGAAGGCCTGGACGCCGAGGTGCTGGACGTGTTCGGCATGAGCGACGCGCCCAAGCCCGACCTGACGCGCTGGGAAGCCATCGACGAGACGGTCAACCACCCTGATGGCGAAGTCACCATCGCCGTGGTCGGCAAGTACACGGTGCTGAAAGACGCCTACAAGTCGCTGATTGAGGCCCTGCACCACGGCGGCCTGGCCAACAAGGTCAAGGTCAATCTCGACTGGGTCGAGAGCGAGACCTTCGAGGGTGACCCCGGCGCGGCGGCGGCCCGGCTTGAGAATGCCCATGCCATCATGGTGCCCGGCGGCTTCGGCGAGCGGGGGGCGGAAGGCAAGATCCGCGCGGCCCAGTTCGCCCGCGAACGCAAGGTGCCCTATTTCGGCATCTGTTTCGGCATGCAGATGGCGGTCATCGAGACCCTGCGCAATGTGGCCGGCATCACCGATGCCAGCTCCAGCGAATTTGGGCCCACCGAGCGTCCCGTGGTCGGGATCATGACCGAGTGGATCAAGGGCAATGAGAAGGTCGAGCGCCGCAAGGGCGACGATCTGGGCGGCACCATGCGCCTGGGGGCCTTCGATGCCGTCCTGACGCCGGGAAGCAAGGTGGCGGCGATCTATGGCGACACGGCCATCAGCGAGCGCCACAGGCACCGCTACGAGGTCAATATCGGCTACAGCCACCGGATGGAGGAGTCCGGCCTGAAACTGACCGGTCGCTCGCCTGATGGCGTCTTGCCGGAAATCGTCGAACGCGAGGACCATCCCTGGTTCATCGGCGTACAGTTCCACCCGGAACTGAAGAGCCGTCCGTTCGCCCCGCACCCGCTGTTCGCCAGCTTTATCGCCGCGGCGAAAGAGCAGGGCAGGCTGGTCTAA
- the secG gene encoding preprotein translocase subunit SecG codes for MTVVAVARIEISFLMLIGILLAINIVVCLGLIGVVLLQRSEGGALGMGGGNTGFMTARGAGDLLTRITWILFSIFLVISLVLTILTGRMGGESAVDRLDIDSLDTKTLNAPITPVAPVGQTPGTAQPGAIQAPTPSINQPLTSQTAPAQPSAPAPVAGQTPAQ; via the coding sequence ATGACGGTTGTCGCCGTCGCCCGGATCGAGATCAGTTTCCTCATGCTCATCGGCATCCTGCTCGCCATCAATATCGTCGTCTGCCTTGGCCTGATCGGCGTGGTCCTTCTGCAGCGCTCCGAAGGCGGTGCCCTGGGCATGGGTGGTGGCAATACCGGTTTCATGACGGCACGCGGTGCCGGTGACCTGCTGACCCGCATCACCTGGATCCTGTTTTCGATCTTCCTGGTGATCAGCCTGGTCCTGACCATCCTGACGGGCCGCATGGGCGGGGAGTCGGCCGTGGATCGGCTTGATATCGACAGCCTCGACACCAAGACCCTGAACGCCCCGATCACGCCGGTCGCGCCGGTCGGTCAGACCCCCGGAACCGCCCAGCCGGGCGCCATCCAGGCCCCGACCCCCAGCATCAACCAGCCTCTGACCTCGCAAACGGCCCCGGCCCAGCCGTCGGCGCCGGCTCCGGTGGCGGGTCAAACCCCTGCGCAGTAA
- a CDS encoding GNAT family N-acetyltransferase: MILETERLTLAPLVETDAPHVYPFLSDPEVMAHWDQAPIEDPDEVAACVAAQVAEMDQGKAHYWAVRLSGTGDFLGSCELVDIDPRHHRAELRFMIAREAWGHGYGLEAVRALLAHAASIGLKRLIARTHVGDLRAERLLERLGFEAEGYLKGHVHRDGERRDCRLFGLLL, encoded by the coding sequence ATGATCCTCGAAACCGAGCGACTGACCCTGGCTCCCCTGGTCGAAACGGACGCGCCCCACGTCTATCCGTTTCTCAGCGATCCGGAAGTCATGGCCCACTGGGACCAGGCCCCGATCGAGGATCCCGACGAGGTCGCCGCCTGTGTCGCCGCCCAGGTCGCGGAGATGGACCAGGGCAAGGCCCACTACTGGGCGGTTCGCCTGTCCGGAACCGGCGATTTTCTCGGCTCTTGCGAACTGGTCGATATCGACCCGCGCCATCACCGCGCCGAACTTCGGTTCATGATCGCCCGCGAGGCCTGGGGGCATGGCTATGGTCTGGAAGCCGTGCGCGCCCTGCTGGCCCACGCCGCCTCGATCGGGCTCAAGCGCCTGATCGCCCGCACCCATGTCGGTGATCTCCGCGCTGAACGCCTGCTGGAACGGCTGGGCTTCGAGGCCGAAGGCTATCTGAAGGGTCATGTCCATCGCGACGGCGAGCGGCGGGACTGCCGGCTGTTCGGGTTGTTGCTCTAG
- the tpiA gene encoding triose-phosphate isomerase translates to MTLSSLKPRPLIAGNWKMNGLAESLDQARAVAAALDAKPAGARVAICPPATLLDRLSAALDGSSVLTGGQDCHVKTSGAHTGDIAAAMLIDAGASLVILGHSERREDHAETSALVAAKVETALTAGLEPIICVGESLAQREAGSALPVVTAQVRESLPAALAGQAFSVAYEPIWAIGTGRTATVADIEEMHAAIRAQLVELFGGHGATVPILYGGSVKPDNAAEILGAAEVGGALVGGASLKAADFLAIIAAA, encoded by the coding sequence ATGACCCTTTCAAGCCTGAAGCCCCGGCCGCTGATCGCCGGAAACTGGAAGATGAACGGCCTCGCCGAGTCGCTGGATCAAGCCCGCGCCGTCGCCGCCGCCCTGGACGCCAAGCCCGCGGGGGCGCGCGTTGCGATCTGCCCGCCGGCCACGCTCCTGGATCGCCTCAGCGCGGCCCTGGACGGCTCAAGCGTCCTGACCGGCGGTCAGGATTGCCATGTGAAGACCAGTGGGGCCCATACGGGCGACATCGCGGCCGCGATGCTGATCGATGCCGGGGCCAGCCTCGTCATCCTCGGCCACTCCGAACGCCGTGAGGACCATGCCGAGACCAGCGCCCTGGTGGCGGCCAAGGTCGAAACCGCCCTGACGGCGGGTCTGGAGCCGATCATCTGCGTCGGCGAAAGCCTCGCGCAACGCGAGGCGGGCTCGGCACTGCCGGTGGTGACAGCCCAGGTCCGCGAATCGCTGCCGGCCGCCCTGGCGGGCCAGGCCTTCTCGGTCGCCTACGAGCCGATCTGGGCCATCGGCACCGGCCGCACGGCGACGGTCGCCGACATTGAAGAGATGCACGCGGCGATCCGGGCCCAGCTGGTAGAGCTTTTCGGCGGTCACGGCGCGACGGTTCCGATCCTCTATGGCGGCTCGGTCAAGCCCGACAATGCCGCCGAGATCCTGGGCGCGGCCGAGGTCGGCGGGGCCCTGGTCGGCGGGGCGTCGCTGAAGGCGGCCGATTTCCTGGCGATCATCGCGGCGGCGTAG
- a CDS encoding peptidylprolyl isomerase has translation MLAGFRTFAKSPFAVILFGLLIVSFAVFGISDVFKGPRLSGVVAAGSRSVSAADFKTRYENYRKGTERQSGETLTADQAVERGIDRQILQEIALQESMSEVIRKFGIQPSDKLVGNVVREQMSNLHPNQRPFDPITGKFDPKMYEALLRENGMTPDSYQASISDEIAQTHVFTGVANGLHAPRIYAALQAAYGLESRDLAAFAINPATVERPGNPTDAQLTAFMKQNAERLTRPESRVLSIMRVSAQALEPSVTINPADVQKTFDFRKETLATPETRSLVQIVAPDAKAAGVIAQRLAKGDQPAVVASAFGQKPVILNDKPKSALPDRKVADAAFSLAAGQVSAPITGSLGISVVKVTKVTPGAVPSLESVRSQIEAELRVQGAQAKAYEQTQTYQDAHDAGSDLIAAASKAGAMVMTSAPITAQGTDQTGQPIPGLTPDILKTAFDLSSGGESELVEIGKGEYYAVKVEKVIPAALPALADIRPQLAQVWLQNEMTNRLQAKAESLAARVKKGESLEAVAAAAGSRVQRVPGISRENAQQHQGLGRDLLLATFAAKPGEVFSSRAGQMAFVVAKLEAVRSGKIADMARISQTIRPQVDSGLMRDLGEAARLGAQASLKTKTNLTLARQAIGVDTDALAKAEAAKSGKAQK, from the coding sequence ATGCTCGCCGGTTTCCGCACCTTCGCCAAATCGCCCTTCGCGGTGATCCTTTTCGGCCTGCTGATTGTCAGCTTCGCCGTGTTCGGGATCAGCGACGTGTTCAAGGGACCGCGCCTGTCCGGCGTCGTCGCCGCCGGTTCGCGCTCGGTTTCGGCCGCAGACTTCAAGACCCGCTACGAGAACTATCGCAAGGGGACCGAGCGTCAGTCCGGCGAGACCCTGACGGCCGACCAGGCCGTCGAGCGCGGCATTGACCGGCAGATCCTGCAGGAAATCGCTCTGCAGGAATCGATGTCGGAAGTGATCCGCAAGTTCGGGATCCAGCCTTCCGACAAGCTGGTCGGCAATGTCGTGCGTGAGCAGATGAGCAATCTGCACCCCAATCAACGGCCGTTCGATCCGATCACCGGCAAGTTCGATCCCAAGATGTACGAGGCCCTGCTGCGTGAGAACGGCATGACGCCGGACAGCTACCAGGCCTCGATCAGCGACGAGATTGCCCAGACCCATGTCTTCACCGGCGTGGCCAATGGCCTGCATGCCCCGCGCATCTATGCCGCCCTGCAGGCTGCCTATGGTCTGGAGAGCCGCGACCTGGCTGCCTTTGCGATCAATCCGGCTACGGTGGAGCGCCCCGGCAATCCGACCGACGCCCAGCTGACGGCCTTCATGAAGCAGAACGCGGAACGACTGACCCGCCCGGAGTCCCGGGTCCTGTCGATCATGCGCGTCAGCGCCCAGGCCCTCGAGCCTTCGGTGACCATCAATCCGGCCGATGTGCAGAAGACCTTCGACTTCCGAAAGGAAACCCTGGCGACCCCGGAAACCCGTTCGCTGGTTCAGATCGTCGCCCCGGATGCCAAGGCCGCCGGCGTGATCGCCCAGCGTCTGGCCAAGGGTGACCAGCCGGCCGTCGTCGCCAGCGCCTTTGGCCAGAAGCCGGTGATCCTCAACGACAAGCCCAAGTCCGCCCTGCCCGACCGCAAGGTCGCCGACGCCGCCTTCAGTCTGGCCGCAGGCCAGGTCAGCGCACCGATCACCGGCAGCCTCGGCATCTCGGTGGTCAAGGTGACCAAGGTGACCCCCGGCGCCGTCCCCAGCCTGGAGAGCGTGCGCTCACAGATCGAAGCCGAACTCCGCGTCCAGGGTGCCCAGGCCAAGGCCTATGAGCAGACCCAGACCTATCAGGACGCCCACGACGCCGGTTCCGACCTGATCGCCGCCGCGTCCAAGGCCGGAGCCATGGTCATGACCTCGGCCCCGATCACCGCCCAGGGTACCGACCAGACCGGCCAGCCCATTCCCGGCCTGACGCCGGACATCCTCAAGACCGCCTTTGACCTGAGCTCCGGCGGCGAAAGCGAACTCGTCGAGATCGGCAAGGGTGAGTACTATGCCGTCAAGGTCGAGAAGGTCATCCCGGCCGCCCTGCCGGCCCTGGCTGACATCCGGCCGCAGCTGGCCCAGGTCTGGCTGCAGAACGAGATGACCAATCGCCTGCAGGCCAAGGCCGAGTCCCTGGCCGCGCGGGTCAAGAAGGGCGAGAGCCTTGAGGCCGTCGCCGCCGCAGCGGGATCTCGCGTTCAGCGCGTTCCGGGCATCAGCCGCGAAAACGCCCAGCAGCATCAGGGCCTCGGCCGTGACCTGCTGCTGGCCACCTTCGCTGCCAAGCCGGGCGAGGTGTTCAGCTCGCGGGCCGGCCAGATGGCCTTCGTCGTCGCCAAGCTGGAGGCCGTTCGCTCGGGCAAGATCGCCGACATGGCCCGCATCAGCCAGACCATTCGGCCCCAGGTCGACAGCGGTCTGATGCGCGATCTCGGCGAGGCCGCGCGTCTTGGGGCCCAGGCCAGCCTGAAGACCAAGACCAACCTGACCCTGGCCCGTCAGGCCATCGGCGTTGACACCGACGCCCTGGCCAAGGCCGAAGCTGCCAAGTCCGGCAAGGCCCAGAAATGA
- the trpE gene encoding anthranilate synthase component I — protein sequence MSLEPAFDAFSRTYEAGQPQVVWTRLIDDLETPVSAYLKIGQGKPYAFLFESVEGGAWRGRYSIVAMKPDFVWRCRGDVAEVAEGEAIGRGEFTVQAGGALDSLRDLIARSRIELPAGLPPMAAGVFGALGYDMVRLAERLPDINEDTTGLPDGIMTRPSIVAVFDAIAQEIILVTTVRPVAGVSAEEAHHAARARIETVMADLRRPLAHEAPRKGHAPIEFTTPVSREDYAVVVEKAKDYIRAGDIFQVVPSHRFRAPFDLDPFALYRSLRRTNPSPFLYFLNLDGCHLVGSSPEILVRLRDGKITIRPIAGTRPRGATPEEDLALEAELLADPKERAEHLMLLDLGRNDVGRVSMLKEPGKNEPAKPHQGPRVKVTESFKVERYSHVMHIVSNVEGVAPVGVDPVDVLMAALPAGTLSGAPKVRAMEIIDELEIEKRGLGYAGAVGYVGADGSVDTCIVLRTALVKDGMMYVQAGGGVVADSDPDAEYDETLHKSRALKRAAEEAWRFA from the coding sequence ATGAGCCTGGAGCCGGCCTTCGACGCCTTCTCCCGGACCTATGAGGCCGGACAGCCCCAGGTCGTCTGGACCCGGCTGATCGACGATCTCGAGACGCCGGTCTCGGCCTATCTGAAGATCGGACAGGGCAAGCCCTACGCCTTCCTGTTCGAAAGTGTCGAAGGCGGTGCCTGGCGCGGCCGCTATTCCATCGTGGCGATGAAGCCGGACTTTGTCTGGCGCTGCCGCGGCGATGTCGCCGAGGTGGCCGAGGGCGAGGCCATCGGCCGGGGTGAGTTCACCGTCCAGGCCGGCGGGGCTTTGGACAGCCTTCGCGACCTGATCGCCCGCTCGCGCATCGAGCTGCCGGCCGGCCTGCCGCCGATGGCGGCCGGCGTCTTCGGCGCTCTGGGCTATGACATGGTGCGGTTGGCCGAACGCCTGCCCGACATCAATGAGGACACCACGGGCCTGCCGGACGGGATCATGACCCGGCCATCGATCGTGGCGGTGTTTGATGCCATCGCCCAGGAAATCATCCTGGTGACCACGGTGCGCCCGGTGGCCGGGGTCTCGGCCGAGGAGGCCCACCACGCCGCCCGGGCCCGGATCGAAACGGTGATGGCCGACCTGCGCCGTCCCCTGGCCCATGAAGCGCCGCGCAAGGGCCATGCACCGATCGAGTTCACCACCCCGGTCAGTCGCGAGGACTATGCCGTGGTGGTCGAGAAGGCCAAGGATTACATCCGCGCCGGTGACATCTTCCAGGTGGTGCCCAGCCACCGCTTCCGCGCACCCTTCGACCTGGATCCGTTCGCCCTCTACCGCTCGCTGCGCCGGACCAATCCGTCGCCGTTCCTCTATTTCCTCAACCTCGATGGCTGCCACCTCGTGGGCTCCAGTCCCGAGATCCTCGTGCGTCTGCGCGACGGCAAGATCACCATCCGCCCGATCGCCGGCACCCGCCCTCGGGGCGCGACACCGGAAGAGGACCTGGCCCTCGAGGCCGAACTGCTGGCCGATCCCAAGGAGCGGGCCGAGCACCTGATGCTGCTGGATCTCGGCCGCAACGACGTCGGTCGCGTCTCGATGCTGAAGGAGCCGGGCAAGAACGAGCCCGCAAAGCCGCACCAGGGCCCGCGCGTCAAGGTCACCGAGAGCTTCAAGGTCGAGCGCTACAGCCACGTCATGCACATCGTCTCCAATGTCGAAGGGGTGGCGCCTGTCGGCGTCGATCCGGTCGACGTGCTGATGGCTGCACTGCCCGCCGGCACCCTGTCGGGTGCGCCCAAGGTCCGGGCCATGGAGATCATCGACGAGCTGGAAATCGAAAAGCGCGGCCTCGGCTACGCTGGCGCAGTCGGTTATGTCGGCGCTGACGGCTCGGTCGACACCTGCATCGTGCTGCGCACGGCCCTGGTCAAGGACGGCATGATGTATGTCCAGGCCGGCGGCGGCGTAGTCGCCGACAGCGATCCCGATGCCGAATATGACGAGACCCTGCACAAGTCCCGCGCCCTCAAGCGGGCGGCGGAAGAGGCCTGGCGTTTCGCCTGA
- a CDS encoding anthranilate synthase component II, protein MILVIDNYDSFTYNLVHYLNELGAETLVHRNDDLTVQQALALRPAAILLSPGPKAPDQAGICLPLLRGAPEDMPILGVCLGHQAIGQAYGGEVVRAKDVMHGKTSPIHHADKGLFKGLPNPFTATRYHSLAVRREDLPAELEVTAWTADGEIMGVQHRTRPVHGVQFHPESIATEGGHQMLANFLDLAGVKRDLAVGA, encoded by the coding sequence ATGATCCTGGTCATCGATAACTACGACAGCTTCACCTACAACCTCGTCCACTATCTGAACGAGCTTGGGGCCGAGACGCTGGTCCATCGCAACGACGACCTGACCGTGCAGCAGGCCCTGGCCCTGCGCCCGGCGGCGATCCTGCTGTCGCCGGGCCCCAAGGCCCCCGACCAGGCCGGGATCTGCCTGCCCCTGCTGCGGGGCGCTCCCGAAGACATGCCGATCCTGGGCGTCTGCCTGGGCCACCAGGCCATCGGTCAGGCCTATGGCGGCGAAGTGGTCCGCGCCAAGGACGTCATGCACGGCAAGACCAGCCCGATCCATCACGCCGACAAGGGCCTGTTCAAGGGCCTACCCAACCCGTTCACCGCCACCCGCTATCACAGCCTGGCCGTGCGCCGCGAAGACCTGCCGGCCGAGCTGGAGGTCACCGCCTGGACCGCTGACGGCGAGATCATGGGCGTGCAGCATCGCACCCGCCCCGTCCACGGCGTCCAGTTCCACCCCGAATCCATCGCGACCGAGGGCGGTCACCAGATGCTGGCCAATTTCCTCGACCTGGCCGGGGTCAAGCGCGACCTCGCGGTCGGGGCCTAG
- the trpD gene encoding anthranilate phosphoribosyltransferase, with product MSDSFKPLLAKLADGQTLSEDDAEIFFSACLRGEPTPAQIGAAVTAMRLRGETVGEIAACARAMRRAAVRLDHPYDVIDVCGTGGDGLHTLNISTAVGFVAAGGGLKVAKHGNRAVTSKSGTADVLAALGVNIDASRAQQRKALDEAGICFLFAQAHHGAMKHVAPIRQQLGFRTIFNLLGPLTNPAGARRQVMGVSAPRFVEPIARALGALGAERAWSVHGQGMDELTTTGETEVAEWRDGVVRFFTITPEAVGLPRAALSDLTGGEPEYNAAALTRLLDGEKSAYRDIVLLNAAAAFLVADKVETLAEGIAMAATAIDNGAAKAALAGLVAATNTELANA from the coding sequence ATGTCCGACTCCTTCAAGCCGCTGCTGGCCAAGCTGGCCGACGGTCAGACCCTGTCTGAAGATGATGCGGAAATCTTCTTCAGCGCCTGCCTGCGCGGCGAGCCCACACCGGCCCAGATCGGCGCGGCGGTCACCGCCATGCGCCTGCGGGGCGAGACGGTGGGCGAGATCGCCGCCTGCGCCCGCGCCATGCGGCGCGCCGCCGTCAGGCTGGACCATCCCTATGATGTCATCGACGTCTGCGGGACCGGCGGCGACGGCCTGCACACCCTGAACATCTCGACCGCCGTCGGTTTTGTGGCCGCAGGCGGCGGCCTGAAGGTCGCCAAGCACGGCAACCGGGCCGTGACCTCAAAGTCCGGTACGGCCGATGTCCTGGCCGCCCTCGGGGTCAATATCGACGCCAGCCGCGCGCAACAGCGCAAGGCGCTCGATGAGGCCGGGATCTGCTTCCTGTTCGCCCAGGCCCACCATGGCGCGATGAAGCACGTCGCCCCGATCCGCCAGCAATTGGGCTTCCGGACAATCTTCAACCTGCTGGGTCCACTGACCAACCCCGCCGGGGCCCGACGCCAGGTCATGGGCGTCTCGGCGCCCCGCTTCGTCGAGCCCATAGCCCGGGCCCTCGGGGCCCTGGGGGCCGAGCGCGCCTGGTCGGTGCATGGCCAGGGCATGGACGAGCTGACCACCACCGGCGAAACCGAGGTGGCCGAATGGCGCGACGGCGTCGTGCGCTTCTTCACGATCACGCCGGAAGCGGTCGGCCTGCCGCGCGCCGCCCTGTCCGACCTGACCGGCGGCGAACCCGAGTATAATGCCGCTGCCCTGACCCGCCTGCTCGACGGCGAGAAGAGCGCCTACCGGGACATCGTCTTGCTGAATGCCGCCGCAGCCTTCCTGGTCGCCGACAAGGTCGAGACCCTGGCTGAAGGCATCGCGATGGCCGCAACCGCCATTGATAACGGCGCGGCCAAGGCGGCCCTGGCCGGACTGGTCGCAGCGACCAATACCGAACTGGCCAACGCATGA
- the trpC gene encoding indole-3-glycerol phosphate synthase TrpC: MTDILAKIAAYKRDEVLDRKRRRTLNALDNAARNASSPRGFKAALGHAHAPGKLALIAEIKKASPSKGLIRADFDPPALARAYEAGGAACLSVLTDGPSFQGADAYLIDARAAASLPCIRKDFLVDPWQVTESRALGADAILVILAMIDDALAADLMSEAARLGMDALVEVHDEAEMERAGRLGATLVGINNRDLKSFVVDLAVTERLAARAPREALLVTESGIFTPEDVVRMEAAGATAMLVGESLMRQANVAEATRTLLG, translated from the coding sequence ATGACCGACATCCTGGCGAAAATCGCCGCCTACAAGCGCGACGAAGTGCTGGATCGCAAGCGCCGCCGCACCCTGAATGCCCTAGACAACGCTGCGCGCAATGCCTCGTCGCCGCGCGGGTTCAAGGCGGCTCTGGGCCACGCCCATGCGCCGGGCAAGCTGGCCCTGATCGCCGAGATCAAGAAGGCCTCGCCCTCCAAGGGGCTGATCCGCGCCGACTTTGATCCGCCGGCCCTGGCCCGTGCCTATGAGGCCGGCGGCGCGGCCTGCCTCTCTGTCCTGACCGACGGGCCCAGTTTCCAGGGCGCGGATGCCTATCTGATCGACGCCCGTGCCGCCGCCAGCCTGCCCTGTATCCGCAAGGACTTCCTGGTCGACCCCTGGCAGGTGACCGAGAGCCGCGCCTTGGGCGCAGACGCCATACTGGTGATCCTGGCGATGATCGACGACGCCCTGGCCGCCGATCTGATGAGCGAGGCCGCCCGCCTGGGCATGGATGCCCTGGTCGAGGTGCACGACGAGGCCGAGATGGAGCGGGCCGGCCGGCTGGGTGCAACCCTGGTCGGGATCAATAATCGCGACCTGAAAAGCTTCGTGGTCGATCTGGCCGTCACCGAGCGACTGGCCGCCCGGGCCCCGCGCGAGGCCCTGCTGGTCACGGAAAGCGGCATCTTCACCCCGGAAGACGTCGTGCGCATGGAAGCCGCCGGTGCCACGGCCATGCTGGTCGGCGAAAGCCTGATGCGGCAGGCCAATGTGGCCGAAGCGACGCGCACCCTGCTCGGCTGA
- a CDS encoding lysophospholipid acyltransferase family protein: MSPIARLVKWALATYFRLQGWSVEGQAPASRKFVVIAAPHTSNWDFVYFIGAADALHLNLSFMGKASLFRWPFAGIMRDLGGVPIDRSQSRDTVSVMAEEFSRRDEFMLTIAPEGTRGKARQWKTGFYNIALKAGVPMVCGMMDYRRKVVSLGEAIMASGDYEKDMVKLAAIYQSCSPKYPERATTFQG; the protein is encoded by the coding sequence ATGAGCCCAATAGCTCGACTGGTGAAATGGGCCTTGGCCACCTACTTCCGCCTTCAGGGCTGGAGCGTAGAGGGCCAGGCCCCGGCGTCACGCAAGTTCGTGGTCATCGCCGCCCCCCATACGAGCAACTGGGACTTCGTCTATTTCATCGGCGCAGCCGACGCCCTGCACCTCAATCTCAGCTTCATGGGCAAGGCGTCCCTGTTCCGCTGGCCCTTCGCGGGGATCATGCGCGACCTCGGCGGCGTGCCGATCGACCGCTCGCAGTCGCGCGATACCGTTTCAGTCATGGCGGAGGAGTTTTCGCGGCGCGACGAATTCATGCTGACCATCGCGCCGGAGGGCACGCGCGGCAAGGCTCGCCAGTGGAAGACGGGCTTTTACAACATCGCCCTGAAGGCCGGCGTGCCGATGGTCTGTGGCATGATGGACTATCGCCGCAAGGTCGTGAGCCTGGGAGAAGCCATCATGGCCTCGGGCGACTATGAAAAGGACATGGTCAAGCTGGCGGCCATCTACCAGTCCTGCAGCCCCAAGTACCCGGAACGGGCGACTACCTTTCAGGGCTGA
- the lepB gene encoding signal peptidase I: MNDKADSSPKPPLLAEVIDWTRFFAVALAILMIPRTVLAQPFLIPSGSMQPTLEIGDRILVSKYAYGWSRHALPFSPPVGQGRLFERQPERGDIVVFKRPGDGRTDIIKRLVGLPGDHIQVRNGVLMINGSPVEHVAQALRVQDDHGQQTMVEEVAERLPNGRAYLTYTQGPQTPAANTGVYQVPAGCYFMMGDNRDNSVDSRFDPGPAPQGYARCAWDSALDGHLPPERGMGFVPAENLVGRAERVLFSWAPAEGPRWSRTFKNLSATASTP, from the coding sequence ATGAACGACAAGGCCGATTCGAGCCCCAAGCCACCACTCTTGGCCGAGGTCATCGACTGGACCCGCTTCTTCGCCGTGGCCCTGGCGATCCTGATGATCCCCAGGACCGTCCTGGCCCAGCCCTTCCTGATCCCTTCAGGATCCATGCAGCCGACCCTGGAAATCGGTGACCGCATCCTGGTGTCGAAATATGCCTATGGCTGGAGCCGCCACGCCCTGCCCTTTAGCCCGCCCGTCGGACAGGGACGCCTGTTTGAACGTCAGCCGGAGCGCGGCGACATTGTCGTGTTCAAGCGGCCTGGCGACGGCCGCACCGACATCATCAAGAGGCTTGTCGGCCTGCCCGGAGATCACATCCAGGTCCGCAACGGCGTGCTGATGATCAATGGTTCGCCCGTCGAGCATGTGGCCCAGGCCCTCCGCGTCCAGGACGATCACGGTCAGCAGACGATGGTCGAGGAAGTGGCCGAGCGCCTGCCCAACGGCCGGGCCTATCTGACCTACACCCAGGGACCGCAGACACCGGCAGCCAATACTGGCGTCTATCAGGTCCCGGCCGGTTGCTACTTCATGATGGGCGATAATCGCGACAACTCGGTCGACAGCCGTTTCGACCCAGGCCCTGCCCCGCAGGGCTATGCACGCTGCGCCTGGGACAGCGCCCTGGACGGTCATCTGCCTCCCGAAAGGGGTATGGGCTTTGTACCCGCCGAGAACCTGGTGGGGCGGGCCGAGCGCGTGCTGTTTTCCTGGGCCCCGGCCGAGGGGCCGCGCTGGAGCCGGACCTTCAAGAACCTGTCAGCGACGGCCAGCACACCCTAG